The Capsicum annuum cultivar UCD-10X-F1 unplaced genomic scaffold, UCD10Xv1.1 ctg4375, whole genome shotgun sequence DNA segment ATTACCATAATTTGCTTGATTACTTGGGAAACCTGAATTgtgattattatttgaaaaatgattttgctTGTACTCCTTTGCATGACACCGCACCCGTGCTTGATAAATATGGTGACTTGAATTGTGATCCCTTTGATATTAATGTTGGTTTGTGTCTACTGGAGGACCCAAGGACAAATGTGTCATTATCTCTTTGGGGTGTTGCTCATATTCTTGCATctatatttgacacacttgtacTTAAGTTATGTGAAccacaacttgtggatgccaagttgtatTCTTATTTGTGGAAGGGTCCAAGGATGTTAAAGACTTCTTATCACCTTCATGGGGTTGGACAAGTTGAAGTATTTTGTGGGACTTTTGGGAGAGTGCTTCACATAATTTGTAGATGGAAGCTAATTTCTTTGGCAAACTACTTGCCTTGGATTGGATTGTTGCATGGTTGTATCCCTATTCTCCCTATTGGTATGACTCCCATGATGGAATGCCTTTCCTCGGGAAGTGGTTGGAAGGAGAGAGGTCCTACATGCTTGCAATGTCCCTTTCTCCCATTGTGTGTTCCTACTTGTGAATACATCTTAGATGAGAATTGTGTCTTTCATACCTTTCTTCACTACCTATAtgcatatgatgatattcatgatgttgttggATATACATCGTATGAGAGGCGTAGTCTTGGTTTTTGTCCCttaattcttgatgttcatcCGAGCCCTTTCCTTTGTGATGTTGTACAAAAGCTTTCCATAACTAacacaa contains these protein-coding regions:
- the LOC124892081 gene encoding uncharacterized protein LOC124892081; its protein translation is MTESTLLVRSICVHLVLNESTSSCDICVAQIVSKTCPPLEDMCAVINEYQVSEEFEDIGQGKGSEPVSLCCGNDSNVCFAHRVNHVLDISLELDNDSLESESSKPVRGLDHSLFRYNVLFEDSLFTLNEPSGASDVDGMDCLESYNIYANSLWCDNIPPQDGNLFLEDESSLKGRECIVLERNSQLGEDYHNLLDYLGNLNCDYYLKNDFACTPLHDTAPVLDKYGDLNCDPFDINVGLCLLEDPRTNVSLSLWGVAHILASIFDTLVLKLCEPQLVDAKLYSYLWKGPRMLKTSYHLHGVGQVEVFCGTFGRVLHIICRWKLISLANYLPWIGLLHGCIPILPIGMTPMMECLSSGSGWKERGPTCLQCPFLPLCVPTCEYILDENCVFHTFLHYLYAYDDIHDVVGYTSYERRSLGFCPLILDVHPSPFLCDVVQKLSITNTKDPWFYFKCVPPWHDNANLLFC